A single region of the Stegostoma tigrinum isolate sSteTig4 chromosome 8, sSteTig4.hap1, whole genome shotgun sequence genome encodes:
- the LOC125456484 gene encoding actin-related protein 2/3 complex subunit 5-like, which yields MSKNTSADKFRRVNVDDYDENNYVDEEEGGENQLGPDEVEVDASIRQGNLNAALHAALKNPPINTKNQAVKDRAENTVLKVLTLFKSNDIEKAVQSLDKNSVDLLMKYIYKGFEKPSENNSAILLQWHEKVLAAGGVGSVVRVLTARKTV from the exons ATGTCCAAGAACACCAGCGCCGACAAGTTCCGTCGGGTTAATGTCGATGACTACGACGAGAACAACTACGTGGACGAAGAGGAAGGAGGCGAGAACCAGCTGGGTCCCGACGAAGTCGAAGTGGACGCTTCCATCAGGCAA GGAAATCTGAATGCGGCTCTCCACGCAGCACTGAAAAATCCTCCAATTAATACAAAAAACCAAGCTGTTAAG GATCGAGCAGAAAATACTGTTCTTAAAGTCTTGACTTTGTTTAAAAGTAATGACATTGAAAAGGCTGTTCAATCCCTTGACAAGAATAGTGTTGATCTCCTGATGAAATACATCTACAAAGGTTTTGAAAAACCATCAGAAAACAACAGTGCAATTTTACTACAGTGGCATGAAAAG GTGTTAGCAGCTGGAGGAGTGGGATCTGTAGTACGAGTTCTAACAGCAAGAAAAACTGTTTGA